The segment ACCAGGTGGAGCCGAGCCAGACTCCAAAGGCCGCGCTCCTCATACGGGCCGGAAGGCGAGCGAGAAGCGGACGGGCGGTGCTCGGACTGTGGTTCATAGTTTGGACCTCTCATAGTTCTGTAAATGCAGCTCGTTCCGGCTAGCGCGTCGCCTGACGGGGTTCGACGACGTCCCTGATCAGGACCATCAACGCTGCGGCGATCGGAACAGCCACGACGGCCCCGAGGACCCCGCCCAGCAGCGCACCGGCGGTGACGGCTATGAGGGCTAAAACCCCGGGCACGTGTGCTGCCCGGCCGATAATGCGTGGTCCGATGACGTATCCCTCGAGAGGATGCCAGGTGATGTAAAACAACGCCGCGACCAGTCCCGCCGCCGGTGAGGTAATTAGGCAGACCACGATCATGACAACGCCTGCAGCTATCGTTCCGACGATGGGGATCAGCGCGCCCAGAAACGCCAGGACGCCTAGCAGGAGCGCACCGGGCACCTGCAGGATCAGGAGCATCATCGTGGTTAATGCGGCGGTGAGCGCGGCTACCGACAATTGGCCGGCCACGTAGGCACTGACCGACTCGGTCATTTTGTCGTAAACGCGGCGTGCTCCCGCGGCTCGGGAGCGGGGAACGAGCCGGAAGACGGAGTTTGTAATGGTGGGAAGGACCGCGCAGAAGTAGACGGTAAGGACAAGCACGATGACGGCCGCGACCGCACCGTCGACGATTCCGCTACCCACCCAGAAGAGTCCACCCCCGATGGTTCGGAGCCGGGCAGGGTCGGCGAGGTAGCCCGTAACGGTGTTCACCAGATCGTGGAGGGAAGACCCCAGACCGAGCTGACTGGTGAGGTCGCGAACCCAGCCGATGCCCGTGAGGTGCTCCAGCTCGGAAGGAATTGAATGTGCCAAAAGTGCTACCTGCGCGGAGATGACGGGGATGACCAGCGCGGCGAGTCCGA is part of the Frondihabitans sp. 762G35 genome and harbors:
- a CDS encoding AI-2E family transporter, with amino-acid sequence MGIAYFFALTFEPLIRIGERRRIRRAWSITALALVAVGLLVGLAALVIPVISAQVALLAHSIPSELEHLTGIGWVRDLTSQLGLGSSLHDLVNTVTGYLADPARLRTIGGGLFWVGSGIVDGAVAAVIVLVLTVYFCAVLPTITNSVFRLVPRSRAAGARRVYDKMTESVSAYVAGQLSVAALTAALTTMMLLILQVPGALLLGVLAFLGALIPIVGTIAAGVVMIVVCLITSPAAGLVAALFYITWHPLEGYVIGPRIIGRAAHVPGVLALIAVTAGALLGGVLGAVVAVPIAAALMVLIRDVVEPRQATR